The Marivirga salinae DNA window ATGATGATAGAGTAGATGGATTCATCGTTCAGTTGCCATTGCCTAAACATATTGATGTTAATAAAGTGTTGAATGCCATCAAGCCAGAGAAAGATGTAGATGGTTTCCATCCGGTGAACTACGGAAGAATGGCTTCCAATTTGCCGGCTTATGTTCCAGCAACTCCTTTTGGGGTAATGGAATTAATCAAACGCTATGATATTCAAACAAAGGGTAAACATTGTGTGGTAGTTGGAAGAAGTCATATCGTGGGATCACCCGTTTCCATTTTAATGGGTAGTGCCAATTATCCGGGAGATGCAACAGTTACTTTGACACATCGCTTCACAGTAGATTTAGCAAAATACACCAAGCAAGCGGATATTTTGATTGTGGCGGTTGGAAAACCAGGTTTAATTACAGCCGATATGGTGAAAAATAATGTGGTAGTGATAGATGTAGGGACAACTAGAGTTTCTGATTCAAGTAAAAAATTTGGATTTTCTTTAAAAGGAGATGTTCTTTTCGATGAGGTTTCCAAAAAAGCTACACATATTACTCCAGTTCCTGGTGGAGTTGGGCCTATGACTAGAGCTGGCTTATTAATGAATACATGGTTAGCAGCTCAAA harbors:
- a CDS encoding bifunctional 5,10-methylenetetrahydrofolate dehydrogenase/5,10-methenyltetrahydrofolate cyclohydrolase; protein product: MPILLDGKKISSQIKEELKAKVEELKKEGGKVPHLSAILVGTDGASQTYVEAKVKDCQEIGFESSKLLFDDTISEAELLQEVDKLNNDDRVDGFIVQLPLPKHIDVNKVLNAIKPEKDVDGFHPVNYGRMASNLPAYVPATPFGVMELIKRYDIQTKGKHCVVVGRSHIVGSPVSILMGSANYPGDATVTLTHRFTVDLAKYTKQADILIVAVGKPGLITADMVKNNVVVIDVGTTRVSDSSKKFGFSLKGDVLFDEVSKKATHITPVPGGVGPMTRAGLLMNTWLAAQKEIYGKELV